One window from the genome of Nicotiana tomentosiformis chromosome 5, ASM39032v3, whole genome shotgun sequence encodes:
- the LOC104121266 gene encoding sulfate transporter 4.1, chloroplastic-like: MDRTYASPSSQNLTAIATSADNFASSSSSPTSMSAGSHRSVKIIPLEHPSTNTTTSSSSSPSVVSKWKARMKRMTWIEWIDFFFPCSRWMRTYKVNEYLQPDLMAGITVGIMLVPQSMSYAKLAGLQPIYGLYSGFIPIFIYTIFGSSRQLAIGPVALTSLLVSNVLSSIVDPSDKLYTELAILLALMVGIFECTMALLRLGWLIRFISHSVISGFTTASAFVIALSEAKYFLGYEIERSSKIIPLVKSIIAEADKFSWPPFVMGSLMLAILLTMKHLGKTRKHLRFLRAAGPLTAVVLGTTFVKIYHPPSISLVGDIPQGLPKFSVPKHFDHVKSLIPTTVLITGVAILESVGIAKALAAKNGYELDSNQELFGLGLANICGSFFSIYPTTGSFSRSAVNHESGAKTGLSGLVMGIIMACALLFLTPVFEYIPQCSLAAIVISAVIGLVDYDEAKFLWRVDKKDFLLWTITCMTTLLLGIEIGVLVGVGVSLAFVIHESANPHIAVLGRLPGTTIYRNTQQYPEAYTYNGIVIVRIDAPIYFANTSYIKDRLRDYEIEKDESTGRGPEVSRIHFVILEMAPVTYIDSSAVQALKELHQEYKSRDIQLAISNPNREVLLTLARAGVIDLIGKEWYFVRVHDAVQICLQHVQRLNEFPKAQEVLAENKPSLFQRLLNQRKDEFSQPELESGFQESFLTKGADPQLEPLLSKKP, translated from the exons ATGGACAGAACCTACGCCTCTCCTAGCTCCCAAAACCTCACGGCTATAGCTACTTCCGCAGATAattttgcttcttcttcttcttctcctacTTCTATGTCGGCCGGTAGCCACCGCTCGGTGAAAATTATCCCGCTGGAACATCCGTCAACCAATACGACGACGTCGTCATCTTCTTCGCCTTCTGTTGTATCGAAATGGAAGGCGAGGATGAAAAGGATGACGTGGATTGAGTGGATTGACTTCTTCTTTCCCTGTTCCCGTTGGATGCGAACTTATAAAGTGAATGAGTACTTGCAGCCTGATCTCATGGCGGGTATCACCGTCGGCATCATGCTCGTTCCTCAG TCTATGTCGTATGCAAAGCTGGCTGGGCTTCAACCGATATATGGACTTT ATTCTGGTTTCATCCCTATATTTATCTACACCATATTTGGGTCATCTCGTCAGCTTGCAATTGGTCCAGTTGCATTGACGTCTCTTCTAGTCTCTAATGTCTTGAGCAGCATAGTTGATCCGTCAGACAAGTTATACACAGAGCTTGCTATATTGTTAGCACTTATGGTTGGCATCTTTGAATGCACAATGGCACTCTTAAG GCTTGGATGGCTCATACGTTTCATCAGCCACTCTGTGATTTCTGGTTTTACAACCGCCTCTGCTTTTGTCATTGCCTTGTCTGAAGCAAAGTACTTCTTGGGCTATGAAATAGAACGGAGTAGCAAAATCATACCTCTAGTCAAAAGTATAATTGCTGAAGCAGATAAG TTCTCGTGGCCTCCTTTTGTTATGGGCTCACTGATGCTAGCTATTCTTCTGACCATGAAGCACTTG GGAAAAACAAGAAAGCATTTGCGTTTTCTGCGTGCAGCTGGTCCCCTCACAGCTGTTGTTCTGGGTACAACTTTTGTGAAAATCTATCATCCACCTTCAATTTCGTTG GTGGGTGATATACCTCAGGGGCTGCCAAAGTTTTCTGTACCAAAGCATTTTGACCATGTAAAGTCTTTGATCCCTACTACCGTTCTTATTACCGGTGTAGCTATCCTG GAATCAGTGGGGATTGCTAAGGCACTGGCAGCAAAAAATGGATATGAGCTGGATTCGAACCAAGAG TTATTTGGTCTTGGCTTGGCCAACATTTGTGGCTCATTCTTCTCAATTTACCCTACAACAG GCTCTTTTTCTAGATCAGCCGTAAATCATGAAAGTGGAGCAAAAACTGGCTTATCGGGACTTGTGATGGGAATTATAATGGCATGTGCTCTATTATTCTTGACTCCTGTATTTGAATACATACCTCAG TGTTCCTTGGCTGCGATTGTGATATCTGCTGTAATTGGACTG GTGGATTACGATGAGGCTAAATTTTTATGGCGTGTTGACAAGAAAGATTTTCTGTTGTGGACTATTACTTGCATGACAACCTTGTTGCTTGGCATAGAGATTGGTGTCCTTGTTGGG GTTGGTGTCTCACTTGCTTTTGTTATCCATGAATCAGCAAATCCACATATTG CTGTCTTGGGGCGTCTTCCTGGAACTACTATTTACCGAAACACTCAACAATACCCTGAAGCATATACGTATAATGGGATTGTGATTGTTCGAATTGATGCACCTATTTACTTTGCCAACACCAGTTACATCAAAGACAG GTTACGAGATTACGAAATTGAAAAGGATGAATCTACAGGTCGGGGACCAGAAGTTTCAAGAATTCATTTTGTGATCCTAGAGATGGCCC CTGTTACATATATCGACTCCAGTGCTGTTCAAGCTCTGAAAGAGCTCCACCAGGAATATAAATCACGAGACATTCAG TTAGCCATTTCCAATCCCAACCGCGAAGTGCTTCTGACCCTAGCTAGAGCTGGTGTGATTGATCTGATTGGCAAGGAGTGGTACTTTGTCCGAGTTCACGATGCTGTTCAAATTTGTCTTCAACATGTTCAGAGACTAAATGAATTTCCCAAGGCACAAGAAGTTTTGGCAGAAAACAAACCAAGCTTGTTCCAGAGGCTACTCAATCAAAGGAAAGATGAATTTTCTCAGCCTGAACTCGAATCAGGTTTCCAGGAATCTTTTCTTACCAAAGGTGCTGACCCTCAGCTAGAACCACTGTTGTCAAAAAAGCCATGA